One Candidatus Cloacimonadota bacterium genomic window, ATCTGATAACTGCATCAGACGATTATAACTATTCAAGCCAGCGGCTGCCTCGGCTATCTGTCTTGTGTTCCTGAAATTCTTGCGCAGGTTGTGGCTTCTACCCTGCAGCATTAGCCCTGCCTGCTTCCAGGAAAAACCCCTCGAGTATAGGGTTTGAGACACGTCACCCACCAAAAAGATACTCCGAGCTCCACTGGGTGATCCTCCACCCATCATCCGCTGGGCAATTCTTACTTGAATGGAGGTCAGATCCTGTGCCTCGTCAATTATCACATGCTCGTAAGGTTTATCCAGAGCTTTCTTGAACAATTCACGATACGCTATCAGGCTGATATCCTGCCAATCGATGCGTTTTCTGCTCTGAAGCTGCTCCTGATATGCTTCATAAACTGCCCAAGTGGCCGCCCGGGCCTTTCTGCGCAAAGCTGATTTGCGGCCGTATCTGGGTATGGCTAGATAATCGTCCTGCTTAGTTAGTCCGTTGCCCTTAATTACTCTGCCAATCTCATCACGGAAGAAGGACCAATGGAAGTCATACACATAAGAACGCTCGCTTCTCTGGGCTGTCTGCAGCGCTTCCCGAAAAACTGTCTGAACTTCGTCGTTGTTCAATATGTCTATGGAGTAACCCCTGCCTCGGAGGAATCTCACCAACCAAGCATCGATATTTGCAATTTCCAGATTGGCAGGTAAAGGGCCGATCAGCTCCTCGATCAAAGATTGTGCTGCATTGGCCAGAGTGCGGTTGAAGGTGAGGAAGATCGTTTTGCCACCCGTCTGAGCGCTTTGAACTGCCCTATATAAAGCAACCGTGGTCTTGCCCGACCCAGCACAGCCTTTGAGCATCAAAGGCCCGTTAATGGGCTTATTTACGAATTCCTGCTGTTCTGGCTCCAGATTGAGCATTAACCTTTTAATCTTGCCCTGGCAATATCCCTCCAAGCGGTCAAGGGTAGTTCTGAATAGCAGGCTGTGCTGGTCAAAGAGAGTATCTTCAAACACCGGATCAGTCATCAACTCCATCAGCCAGGTCTGAGTGTGTTTGGGTAAGCCAGGAACAGAAACAGCTTCTTCCGGGTTGGGCGCGGACCTGACAATCGGGATCAGTTCAGAAGGGACTCCCAAAATCCTAAGGTGAGATGCTGGAACGTATTTAAAGGGGTTATCAGCTTGCTCATTTTTGTTTTCAAGCCATTCAGCCGGGATTTGGAAACTTGTTTGTCCCTCATCCGCATGTTCATCTTGGTCCAGTCTGCGAAACGAAGTGTGAGGTGAAAAGGAGCGAATATGCGCTTGATCGATTATGGAGTGGTCTCCTATCCTCCAGAGGCGGATTTCCTCTTCCTGAAACTCGTAGATCAGCCTATGGCTCATGGAGATGTAACACTCCCACTTGTTCGGCACCCTGTTCAATTTATGGGCGTTAAGGGAAGGATGAGCCGGATTCTCGGTTAAGAGCCTGATCTTTTCCAATGATCGCTCTTTAAGTTCTGAAGAGAGTAAATCTAACTCACTTAGGAATTCATCGCTTACTACAAGCTGTTTCATTAGCCAAAGATATCCTTGTCTGT contains:
- a CDS encoding UvrD-helicase domain-containing protein — encoded protein: MKQLVVSDEFLSELDLLSSELKERSLEKIRLLTENPAHPSLNAHKLNRVPNKWECYISMSHRLIYEFQEEEIRLWRIGDHSIIDQAHIRSFSPHTSFRRLDQDEHADEGQTSFQIPAEWLENKNEQADNPFKYVPASHLRILGVPSELIPIVRSAPNPEEAVSVPGLPKHTQTWLMELMTDPVFEDTLFDQHSLLFRTTLDRLEGYCQGKIKRLMLNLEPEQQEFVNKPINGPLMLKGCAGSGKTTVALYRAVQSAQTGGKTIFLTFNRTLANAAQSLIEELIGPLPANLEIANIDAWLVRFLRGRGYSIDILNNDEVQTVFREALQTAQRSERSYVYDFHWSFFRDEIGRVIKGNGLTKQDDYLAIPRYGRKSALRRKARAATWAVYEAYQEQLQSRKRIDWQDISLIAYRELFKKALDKPYEHVIIDEAQDLTSIQVRIAQRMMGGGSPSGARSIFLVGDVSQTLYSRGFSWKQAGLMLQGRSHNLRKNFRNTRQIAEAAAGLNSYNRLMQLSD